From the Desulfovibrio sp. JY genome, one window contains:
- a CDS encoding response regulator transcription factor, with the protein MRVLIVEDDLEAAAYMIKGLKESGYVADHVADGREALYRVAGETYDALVVDRMLPGVDGLTIVRTMRTAGNHTPVLILSALGDVDDRVKGLKAGGDDYLVKPYAFAELLARLEALLRRGRSEAPDTTLKIADLEMDLVARTVRRAGKPIELKPKEFALLEYLMRHAGHVVTRTMLLENVWDYSFDPQTNVIDVHISRLRQKIDKGHDKPLLSTIRGAGYSLRDPN; encoded by the coding sequence ATGCGCGTGCTCATCGTGGAAGACGATCTGGAAGCCGCCGCGTACATGATCAAGGGGCTCAAGGAATCGGGCTACGTCGCCGACCATGTGGCCGATGGCCGCGAGGCGCTGTACCGCGTGGCGGGGGAAACCTACGACGCGCTGGTGGTGGACCGGATGCTGCCCGGCGTCGACGGGCTCACCATCGTGCGCACCATGCGCACGGCCGGCAACCATACCCCCGTGCTGATCCTGTCGGCGCTCGGCGACGTGGACGACCGGGTCAAGGGCTTAAAAGCCGGCGGCGACGACTATCTGGTCAAGCCCTACGCCTTTGCCGAGCTGCTCGCCCGGCTGGAGGCCCTGCTGCGCCGGGGCCGCTCCGAAGCCCCGGACACCACACTCAAAATCGCGGATCTGGAGATGGATCTGGTGGCCCGCACGGTCCGGCGCGCCGGCAAGCCCATCGAACTCAAGCCCAAGGAATTCGCCCTGCTCGAATACCTCATGCGCCACGCCGGACACGTGGTCACCCGCACCATGCTGCTCGAAAACGTCTGGGACTATTCCTTCGATCCCCAGACCAACGTCATCGACGTCCACATCAGCCGCCTGCGCCAGAAGATCGACAAGGGCCACGACAAGCCCCTGCTCTCCACCATCCGCGGCGCCGGATACAGCCTGCGTGATCCCAACTAA
- the frr gene encoding ribosome recycling factor gives MQAVLKDAEDRMQKALASLDKEFSRLRTGRASTSLLDGIRVNYYDTPTPLDQMASVSTPDSRTITIAPWDRKAFNDVEKAILKSDLGLTPVNDGKIIRIVIPPLTEDRRKELAKVAKKYSEEAKVAIRNIRRDANDVLKKKKNDKAISEDDQRKGQEDIQKLTDAYIAKADDALAKKEKEIMEI, from the coding sequence ATGCAGGCAGTGCTCAAGGACGCCGAAGACCGGATGCAAAAGGCCTTGGCTTCGCTGGATAAGGAATTTTCGCGTCTGCGTACCGGACGGGCCTCCACGTCGCTGCTCGACGGTATCCGCGTGAACTACTACGACACCCCGACGCCTCTGGACCAGATGGCCTCGGTGTCCACCCCGGACAGCCGCACCATCACCATCGCGCCCTGGGACCGCAAGGCCTTCAACGACGTGGAAAAGGCCATCCTCAAGTCCGACCTCGGCCTGACGCCGGTCAACGACGGCAAGATCATCCGTATCGTCATCCCGCCCCTGACCGAGGACCGCCGCAAGGAATTGGCCAAGGTGGCCAAGAAATATTCCGAAGAGGCCAAGGTCGCCATTCGCAACATCCGCCGCGACGCCAACGACGTCCTCAAGAAAAAGAAAAACGACAAGGCGATCAGCGAAGACGACCAGCGCAAGGGCCAGGAGGACATCCAGAAGCTCACCGATGCCTACATCGCCAAGGCCGATGATGCGCTTGCCAAGAAAGAAAAGGAAATCATGGAGATATAG
- the pyrH gene encoding UMP kinase: MSNLRFSQVLLKISGEALAGGRPFGIDNQTITNFCQEIAWAAEAGARISLVIGGGNIFRGVSEQAAGMDRASADYMGMLATVLNALAVQEGLEKQGLSTRVMSAITMREVCEPYIRRRALRHLEKGRVVICAAGTGNPYFTTDTAAALRAMELKTEAILKGTKVDGVYDKDPVKHPDAVKFDTLTYMDVLEKRLRVMDSTAISLAMDNKLPIVVFNMFTPGNLKRVLVGEPVGTVVKGEE; this comes from the coding sequence ATGTCGAATTTGCGGTTTTCCCAGGTTTTGCTAAAGATAAGCGGCGAGGCGCTGGCCGGTGGTCGCCCCTTCGGGATCGACAACCAGACCATCACCAACTTCTGCCAGGAGATCGCCTGGGCGGCCGAGGCCGGAGCCAGGATCTCCCTGGTCATCGGCGGCGGCAACATTTTTCGCGGCGTCTCCGAGCAGGCCGCCGGCATGGACAGGGCCTCGGCGGACTACATGGGCATGCTGGCCACTGTCTTAAACGCCCTGGCCGTGCAGGAAGGCCTGGAGAAGCAGGGACTGTCCACCCGCGTCATGTCGGCCATCACCATGCGCGAGGTCTGCGAGCCCTACATCCGTCGCCGGGCCCTGCGGCACTTGGAGAAGGGCCGGGTGGTCATCTGCGCCGCCGGCACCGGCAATCCGTACTTCACCACGGACACTGCCGCGGCGCTTCGGGCCATGGAGCTCAAAACCGAGGCTATCCTCAAGGGAACGAAAGTCGACGGCGTCTACGACAAGGACCCGGTCAAACACCCCGACGCCGTCAAGTTCGATACCCTGACCTACATGGACGTGCTGGAAAAACGGTTGCGCGTCATGGATAGCACGGCGATAAGCCTGGCCATGGACAACAAGCTGCCCATCGTGGTCTTCAACATGTTCACGCCGGGCAACCTCAAGCGGGTGCTGGTCGGTGAGCCCGTCGGCACGGTGGTCAAAGGAGAGGAATAA
- the rpsB gene encoding 30S ribosomal protein S2, translating to MPYVTMKQLLETGVHFGHQTRRWNPKMRPFIFGARNGIHIIDLQQTVRLYQKAHDFVAGVVAGGGKVVFVGTKRQAQESVKKEAERAGQFFVTNRWMGGMLTNFQTIKKSIDRLKNLERMFGDGTIKRFPKKEIVMMSREVGKLNANLGGIKDMEKLPQVAFIIDPKREEIAVQECRKLGIPIVAVVDSNCDPDVIDYVIPGNDDAIRAIKLFASSVAEACLEGAAQNKDKDDEPVPDKDEKPELEAEAAVAPAAEPAAAAPAASTESATTAE from the coding sequence ATGCCTTACGTAACCATGAAGCAGCTTCTGGAGACCGGCGTCCACTTCGGACACCAGACCCGCCGTTGGAACCCCAAGATGCGCCCGTTCATTTTCGGGGCCAGAAACGGCATCCATATCATCGACCTGCAGCAGACCGTGCGCCTGTACCAGAAGGCCCACGACTTCGTGGCCGGCGTCGTTGCCGGCGGCGGCAAGGTCGTTTTCGTCGGCACCAAGCGCCAGGCCCAGGAATCCGTGAAAAAGGAAGCCGAGCGCGCCGGCCAGTTCTTCGTCACCAACCGTTGGATGGGCGGCATGCTCACCAACTTCCAGACCATAAAGAAGAGCATCGATCGCCTGAAAAACCTGGAACGCATGTTCGGGGACGGCACCATCAAGCGCTTTCCGAAAAAGGAAATCGTGATGATGAGCCGCGAGGTGGGCAAGCTCAACGCCAACCTCGGCGGCATCAAGGACATGGAGAAGCTGCCCCAGGTGGCCTTTATCATCGACCCCAAGCGCGAAGAGATCGCCGTCCAGGAATGCCGCAAGCTCGGCATCCCCATCGTGGCCGTGGTGGACTCCAACTGCGACCCCGACGTCATCGACTACGTGATCCCCGGCAACGACGACGCCATCCGCGCCATCAAGCTTTTTGCCTCCAGCGTGGCCGAAGCCTGCCTTGAAGGCGCGGCCCAGAACAAGGATAAGGACGACGAGCCGGTCCCGGACAAGGACGAGAAGCCTGAACTCGAAGCCGAGGCCGCTGTCGCCCCTGCCGCCGAGCCCGCTGCCGCCGCTCCCGCGGCGTCAACCGAATCCGCAACCACCGCCGAGTAG
- the uppS gene encoding di-trans,poly-cis-decaprenylcistransferase: MSLPRHVAIIMDGNGRWATMRGLPRSEGHRAGTEAARGIVTRCRELGIGHLTLYTFSKENWGRPADEVKFLFDLLVRFLTRELDTLVKQSIRFKVLGEMDALPLATRKVLGHVIAKTAHCTEMTLNLALNYSGRDEILRACRSLMRQGLAPGDLTEERLSAELYTAGQPDPDLIIRTSGEKRLSGYLLWQSTYSEFAFPDTLWPDFTPDHLDAAISDYQHRSRRFGLTGDQITE; the protein is encoded by the coding sequence ATGTCCCTTCCCCGGCACGTTGCCATCATCATGGATGGCAACGGACGCTGGGCCACCATGCGCGGACTGCCCCGCAGCGAAGGCCACCGGGCCGGCACCGAAGCCGCGCGCGGGATTGTCACGCGCTGCCGCGAACTGGGTATCGGCCACCTCACCCTCTACACGTTTTCCAAGGAAAACTGGGGGCGGCCGGCCGACGAGGTCAAGTTTCTGTTCGATCTTCTCGTGCGTTTTCTCACCCGCGAACTCGATACCCTGGTCAAACAGTCCATTCGCTTCAAGGTGCTCGGCGAAATGGACGCGCTGCCCCTGGCCACGCGCAAAGTCCTTGGCCACGTCATCGCCAAGACCGCCCACTGCACCGAGATGACCCTCAACTTGGCGCTCAACTACTCCGGCCGCGATGAGATCCTGCGCGCCTGCCGCAGCCTTATGCGCCAGGGCCTCGCCCCCGGAGACCTTACCGAAGAGCGCCTCTCGGCCGAGCTCTACACTGCCGGCCAGCCCGACCCGGACCTCATCATCCGTACCAGCGGCGAGAAGCGCCTGTCCGGATATCTGCTGTGGCAGTCCACCTACAGCGAGTTCGCCTTCCCCGATACCCTGTGGCCGGACTTCACCCCCGACCATCTCGACGCCGCCATAAGCGACTACCAGCACCGCTCCCGCCGCTTCGGCCTCACCGGCGACCAGATCACCGAGTAG
- the tsf gene encoding translation elongation factor Ts: protein MADITASSVKALRDKTGAGMMDCKKALGECSGDEEKAVAWLREKGLAKAQKRAGRATSEGAIGSYIHSNGKLGVMVEIKCETDFVARSERFQEFAKNVAMQIAAANPVCLCPEEVPAELLAKEKEIYKHQAMEEGKPEAIAEKIVEGRMKKYYKEVCLLEQPFIKDDKVAIKDLLNELIGVLGENVQIGRFCRMALGEDAA from the coding sequence ATGGCCGATATTACCGCCAGCTCCGTGAAAGCCCTGCGTGACAAAACCGGCGCGGGCATGATGGATTGCAAGAAAGCCCTGGGCGAGTGCTCCGGCGACGAGGAAAAAGCCGTCGCCTGGCTGCGCGAGAAAGGCCTGGCCAAGGCCCAGAAGCGCGCCGGCCGCGCCACTTCCGAGGGCGCGATCGGTTCCTATATCCACTCCAACGGCAAGCTCGGCGTCATGGTCGAGATCAAGTGCGAGACCGACTTCGTGGCCCGCTCCGAGCGCTTCCAGGAGTTCGCGAAGAACGTGGCCATGCAGATCGCCGCCGCCAATCCGGTCTGCCTCTGCCCCGAGGAAGTGCCGGCCGAGCTTCTGGCCAAGGAAAAGGAAATCTACAAGCATCAGGCCATGGAAGAGGGCAAGCCCGAAGCCATCGCCGAGAAGATCGTCGAAGGGCGCATGAAGAAGTATTACAAGGAAGTCTGCCTGCTTGAGCAGCCTTTCATCAAGGACGACAAGGTCGCCATCAAGGATCTGCTCAACGAGCTGATCGGCGTACTTGGCGAAAACGTCCAGATCGGGCGATTTTGCCGCATGGCCCTGGGCGAGGACGCCGCCTAG
- a CDS encoding HAMP domain-containing histidine kinase: MIPTKLLRSSTLRLSIIHMAAFGLSVLVLLGFIYTSTAGFMERQTDETINAEIQGLAEQYSQLGLTGLIRVIKSRVAKDKAGSSVYLLTDWKFNPLAGNLADWPKFKDTGSGWFDATLEDTENFEPRRVRMRYFLLPGNFHLIVGRDVSERIKVERLIMDALIWGLGITVVLGGLGGLLTSRWTLKRIDVINKASREIMRGELNRRIPTRGAGDEFDRLAENLNAMLDQISKLMDGVKQVSNNIAHDLRGPLNRIRSGLEMSLTRPVDDPEHYRTVLRQTISEIDNLLMTFNALLTIAQAESGTRRQDFTTVDLTSLAADVAELYEPLAEEKGLAFSVALAPDVSVPGNRHLLSQTLANLLDNAVKYTPDGGAITVTLTATPNGPELTVADTGPGIPAEYRDLVLERFARLESSRNTPGSGLGLSLVAAAAGLHQAALRLEDNHPGLRVTLAFPRPRA, from the coding sequence GTGATCCCAACTAAACTGCTGCGTTCCTCGACGCTGCGCCTGTCCATCATCCATATGGCCGCCTTCGGCCTGTCGGTGCTGGTGCTGCTGGGGTTCATCTACACCTCCACCGCCGGCTTCATGGAGCGGCAGACCGACGAGACGATAAACGCCGAGATCCAGGGCCTGGCCGAACAATACAGCCAGCTCGGCCTCACCGGGCTTATCCGCGTCATCAAATCCCGCGTGGCCAAGGACAAGGCCGGGTCGAGCGTCTACCTGCTCACCGACTGGAAGTTCAACCCCCTGGCCGGCAATCTGGCCGACTGGCCCAAGTTCAAGGACACCGGTTCGGGCTGGTTCGACGCCACGCTGGAGGACACCGAAAATTTCGAGCCGCGCCGGGTGCGCATGCGCTACTTCCTTTTGCCCGGCAACTTCCACCTCATCGTCGGCCGCGACGTGTCGGAACGCATCAAGGTGGAACGGCTCATCATGGACGCGCTCATCTGGGGCCTCGGCATCACCGTTGTGCTCGGCGGGCTGGGCGGCCTTTTAACCAGCCGCTGGACCCTCAAGCGCATCGACGTCATCAACAAGGCCAGCCGGGAAATCATGCGCGGCGAGCTGAACCGGCGCATCCCCACCCGGGGGGCCGGCGACGAGTTCGACCGTCTGGCCGAAAACTTAAACGCCATGCTCGACCAGATCTCCAAGCTCATGGACGGCGTCAAGCAGGTGTCCAACAACATCGCCCACGACCTGCGCGGGCCCTTAAACCGCATCCGCTCGGGCCTGGAAATGTCCCTGACCCGGCCGGTCGACGACCCCGAGCACTATCGCACCGTGCTGCGCCAGACCATCAGCGAAATCGACAACCTGCTGATGACCTTCAACGCCCTTTTGACCATCGCCCAGGCCGAATCCGGCACCCGCCGCCAGGACTTCACCACCGTGGACCTGACCAGCCTCGCCGCCGACGTGGCCGAGCTCTACGAGCCCCTGGCCGAGGAAAAAGGCCTGGCCTTTTCCGTGGCCCTCGCCCCGGACGTGTCCGTCCCCGGCAACCGCCACCTGCTCTCCCAGACCCTGGCCAACCTGCTCGACAACGCCGTCAAGTACACCCCCGACGGCGGGGCCATCACCGTGACCCTCACCGCCACCCCGAACGGCCCGGAACTGACCGTGGCCGACACCGGCCCCGGCATCCCGGCCGAATACCGGGACCTCGTCCTCGAACGCTTCGCCCGGCTGGAATCCAGCCGCAACACCCCGGGCAGCGGCCTGGGCCTGTCCCTCGTCGCCGCCGCCGCCGGCCTGCATCAGGCCGCGCTCCGCCTGGAAGACAACCACCCCGGGCTGCGGGTCACCCTGGCCTTTCCCCGTCCCCGCGCCTGA